TCAACCAGAACACCGCCTTCGTGGCGGGTGCCGATCGGCTCGCAAAACCACGTGGCCAGTTGGCCCGTCGCGGGATCGACGGAGCGCGCCGTCACGAGAGTGACCTCGAAATCGAAGTCGACGTAGCGCTCCACTGCCACGGCGCCGTCAGGGTTCGTTTCGCGCGCCAGTTGCCACGCCCCGGCGAGCTCTCCTGGGGTCTGGACAACTGTCTGGCCTTTCCCACCCGTGCTCACCGGGGGCTTCACCACGCACGGGTAGCCCACGGATTCCGCGTATCGCTCGAGCTCCTCGGGGGTGTGGGCGAACTCGTACGCCATCGTCGGCAAGCCAAGCTCCTCCGCCGCGGTGCGGCGCACGCCTTCGCGGTTGCGCGTGATATTGCATGCGTCCAGTGAGGGCACGAGCTGAGTGCCCGAAGCACGCTGCCATGAGTCGAGTTCACCCATGTCGATGCCGGAGTTCTCGCACACCACAGTGATCTTGGGCCGGAGGCCCTCCGGCATGGGTTGCTTCAGCGCGCCCACCCAAGCGTCAAAACCGAGGTCCACAAAAGACGTCGCCGTGTTCTGCGCCACCGGCCCGGTGCCCA
This window of the Corynebacterium qintianiae genome carries:
- a CDS encoding ATP-grasp domain-containing protein; the encoded protein is MQNNDQVLVLGTGPVAQNTATSFVDLGFDAWVGALKQPMPEGLRPKITVVCENSGIDMGELDSWQRASGTQLVPSLDACNITRNREGVRRTAAEELGLPTMAYEFAHTPEELERYAESVGYPCVVKPPVSTGGKGQTVVQTPGELAGAWQLARETNPDGAVAVERYVDFDFEVTLVTARSVDPATGQLATWFCEPIGTRHEGGVLVEAWQPAPLSGAAMDNARSIAARISGKIGAQGVYSIELFVDGDEVYFSDVNPRPSLEGMVTRATQRVDQFDLHARAVAGLPIDSTLITPGAARFVSANSIDRDSVARALAVEETGIQVLGEIALIRSTGESMEEARGRAERAAGELKGS